Sequence from the Elusimicrobiaceae bacterium genome:
TTTGTTTCATACTATTCTCCTTTTCTGTCTTTGGAAAATAGTGCATAAAAAACGGCCGTTATTTTTTGAGCCGAAGAAGTGACCCAAAGCATAACAGCCGTGGTCTGCTATTCTCCGAAGAGAATAGCAAACACTCGGCACCACACTGCTAATGGATCAGATTAGCCGTGTAGTGCCTAAAACGACTGTCTTTGGACTTCTTCGTGCCTTTGGTCTCCCAAAAGCTCTCCGTATTCTACATACGGTTCCAAAAACAGATTAAATTGTGTACGTCTATTGTACTACTTTTTATTCTAGCAAATCTTTTTGATACGCTGTTACTCTATAACGTGCCGTTTTTATTAATTTGGCTGCACAACTCCTTTTCCATATCGGGTGTTTTGGAATAAGAAGTACATTTGATTTTGCTCGGATCCGATCGGGGAATATACATGTAATACCCCGTAGTCGTTCCTCTCCAAACGCCATTATCCGCTCGTTGTGCTAAGGCCAAAATTTCTAATCCGGATCCGGTGGGCGAATAAATAAAATCTTTCGTAGCGATACGGGTATTGTTTACAATCTGTGTGGTGAGCTGTCCCGGAATTTGTATGTCTAGTTTTTCTATCTCATCTGCGGTTGCATACACTCCGTTAGACACATAATAGACTTGATTGGCATTGGCAATAGCGCGCAGATTA
This genomic interval carries:
- a CDS encoding prepilin-type N-terminal cleavage/methylation domain-containing protein; translation: MNKQKGFTLIELLVVVLIIGILSAIALPQYRKSVERAKMAEAAVNLRAIANANQVYYVSNGVYATADEIEKLDIQIPGQLTTQIVNNTRIATKDFIYSPTGSGLEILALAQRADNGVWRGTTTGYYMYIPRSDPSKIKCTSYSKTPDMEKELCSQINKNGTL